A genomic window from Gossypium hirsutum isolate 1008001.06 chromosome D10, Gossypium_hirsutum_v2.1, whole genome shotgun sequence includes:
- the LOC107947450 gene encoding uncharacterized protein isoform X3, translating to MQLLRVITITLPHPRFPNPCFPLLCFSVFCPHPQPSDSPTPPCTDTFFIAILPDFAFTRLVFQRLLFIELFPDFPGYRLNCQVFHNQMLLLKLLEEPKENGFQKKMQH from the exons ATGCAGTTATTGCGCGTAATAACTATTACGCTCCCTCATCCCCGATTTCCTAATCCGTGTTTTCCCCTTCTCTGTTTTTCCGTTTTTTGCCCTCATCCTCAGCCTTCAGATTCTCCGACGCCTCCTTGCACAG ACACCTTCTTCATCGCAATCTTGCCCGATTTTGCATTCACCCGGTTAGTTTTCCAGAG GTTGTTGTTCATCGAACTCTTCCCCGATTTCCCTGGTTACAG ATTAAATTGTCAGGTGTTCCACAATCaaatgcttcttctcaagcttctcgaggaaccaaaagaaaatgggttccagaagaagatgcagcattAG
- the LOC107947450 gene encoding uncharacterized protein isoform X1 — translation MQLLRVITITLPHPRFPNPCFPLLCFSVFCPHPQPSDSPTPPCTDTFFIAILPDFAFTRLVFQRLLFIELFPDFPGYSLLSLGGMVLGLIDILHLIHGRLLSLFLCYVIQRLLRHASMLIDVV, via the exons ATGCAGTTATTGCGCGTAATAACTATTACGCTCCCTCATCCCCGATTTCCTAATCCGTGTTTTCCCCTTCTCTGTTTTTCCGTTTTTTGCCCTCATCCTCAGCCTTCAGATTCTCCGACGCCTCCTTGCACAG ACACCTTCTTCATCGCAATCTTGCCCGATTTTGCATTCACCCGGTTAGTTTTCCAGAG GTTGTTGTTCATCGAACTCTTCCCCGATTTCCCTGGTTACAG TTTGCTTAGCTTAGGTGGAATGGTGTTGGGTTTGATAGATATCTTACATCTGATACATGGAAGATTGTTGTCTCTTTTCCTTTGTTATGTAATCCAAAGACTTTTAAGGCATGCAAGTATGTTAATTGATGTTGTTTAA
- the LOC107947450 gene encoding uncharacterized protein isoform X2, with protein sequence MQLLRVITITLPHPRFPNPCFPLLCFSVFCPHPQPSDSPTPPCTDTFFIAILPDFAFTRLLFIELFPDFPGYSLLSLGGMVLGLIDILHLIHGRLLSLFLCYVIQRLLRHASMLIDVV encoded by the exons ATGCAGTTATTGCGCGTAATAACTATTACGCTCCCTCATCCCCGATTTCCTAATCCGTGTTTTCCCCTTCTCTGTTTTTCCGTTTTTTGCCCTCATCCTCAGCCTTCAGATTCTCCGACGCCTCCTTGCACAG ACACCTTCTTCATCGCAATCTTGCCCGATTTTGCATTCACCCG GTTGTTGTTCATCGAACTCTTCCCCGATTTCCCTGGTTACAG TTTGCTTAGCTTAGGTGGAATGGTGTTGGGTTTGATAGATATCTTACATCTGATACATGGAAGATTGTTGTCTCTTTTCCTTTGTTATGTAATCCAAAGACTTTTAAGGCATGCAAGTATGTTAATTGATGTTGTTTAA
- the LOC107947450 gene encoding uncharacterized protein isoform X4: MQLLRVITITLPHPRFPNPCFPLLCFSVFCPHPQPSDSPTPPCTDTFFIAILPDFAFTRLLFIELFPDFPGYRLNCQVFHNQMLLLKLLEEPKENGFQKKMQH; this comes from the exons ATGCAGTTATTGCGCGTAATAACTATTACGCTCCCTCATCCCCGATTTCCTAATCCGTGTTTTCCCCTTCTCTGTTTTTCCGTTTTTTGCCCTCATCCTCAGCCTTCAGATTCTCCGACGCCTCCTTGCACAG ACACCTTCTTCATCGCAATCTTGCCCGATTTTGCATTCACCCG GTTGTTGTTCATCGAACTCTTCCCCGATTTCCCTGGTTACAG ATTAAATTGTCAGGTGTTCCACAATCaaatgcttcttctcaagcttctcgaggaaccaaaagaaaatgggttccagaagaagatgcagcattAG